In a genomic window of Branchiostoma floridae strain S238N-H82 chromosome 19, Bfl_VNyyK, whole genome shotgun sequence:
- the LOC118407109 gene encoding uncharacterized protein LOC118407109, with protein MPGILLTNARSLLHKLDEFCLTLSLNKIDIAAVTESWFSDDLPEEVTSVDGYNLYRKDRRNRRGGGIALYISNDIKAKLVDIAVPDNLECIWTQLQPQRTPRAVPVLYMGVLYHPPWANEKLLQDETIQHLIHTLDTIRRKHPLAGIILCGDFNNLPIQPLLSSHPELKQVVTGATRANSTLDLIITNVHHQYHVPDITAPLGSSDHNCILWKPKVSNQHSGLLPRIKHRLVTQDRKEALGLCMCITDWSAVYNAVSVEDKVATFNRILQTMLDVCVPLRTSKSRNVDKHWMTDKIMAAIKKRQSAYKKHGKTEKWKKLRNWVQTLIRKQKSSHYDRCIGMLKKENPREWWNFVNNELGRTQKSKGKVTVSNVPDDRVADALNDFFVEAWSDSRAYSLFPLQLPSNSDDLCSIGQVKAILRSLNTRKSGGPDGIPNWVLSVYHEDLAPVVTHLINSSYNSGYMPSVWKMANVCPIPKTSVAASKKDWRPISLISTLGKVQERLVLNRFLPIMKPWIRDQYAYMPKASTTVALLKVYQSWLQSLDTKKTSMVRVLLADMSKAFDRVDHGILLQHLDARGTPPRMLAWISSYLSSRTQRVVANNQYSSWRVVTSGVPQGGVLSPYLFLVYMSTRTTKYETTDNTGYADDIGLSRTIPCDAVETDDTMQQEASQLDSWAADKNMIMNGDKSYELRLCFSKHPPEPPPLTLGGKVVPVVDCATYLGFKVHSNLRWDSHITHVTTKGSKRLHFLRLLAKGGMPPEDLLTVYTTLVRPVLEYAHVVFIGCTESQRNTLERVQKRALRIIYGHSSNPASLAPLPTLQSRRENAARSLYTQMLASDHPLHFMVPDDREVATGRTLRNSSHRTLPKCRTERLKRSFLYRATVLHNNSF; from the coding sequence ATGCCTGGCATCTTGCTTACCAACGCACGGTCCCTACTTCACAAACTTGATGAGTTCTGCTTGACTCTGTCCCTGAATAAGATCGACATAGCGGCAGTTACTGAGTCCTGGTTCTCAGATGACCTACCGGAAGAGGTCACGTCGGTCGACGGTTACAACCTTTATCGCAAGGATCGACGTAACAGGAGAGGCGGAGGAATCGCCCTTTATATCAGTAATGATATCAAGGCAAAACTTGTCGACATCGCCGTACCTGACAACCTAGAGTGCATCTGGACACAACTGCAACCACAACGGACCCCCCGTGCTGTTCCTGTACTGTACATGGGAGTTCTGTACCATCCTCCTTGGGCAAACGAAAAACTCTTGCAAGATGAGACAATCCAACACCTCATCCACACTTTAGACACAATCAGAAGAAAACACCCTCTTGCCGGCATCATTCTATGCGGAGATTTCAATAATCTCCCCATCCAACCGTTATTATCCAGTCACCCAGAGCTCAAACAGGTTGTGACCGGTGCCACTCGCGCTAACTCAACGTTGGACCTCATCATTACTAACGTTCACCACCAGTATCACGTACCGGACATCACAGCTCCACTCGGTTCCAGCGACCACAATTGCATCCTTTGGAAGCCAAAAGTCTCTAACCAACATAGCGGTCTGCTACCCAGGATCAAGCACCGCCTCGTCACACAGGACAGAAAAGAAGCACTTGGCTTATGTATGTGCATCACCGATTGGTCCGCCGTCTATAACGCTGTATCAGTAGAAGACAAAGTGGCCACGTTCAACAGAATCCTACAGACCATGCTCGATGTTTGTGTTCCTCTGAGAACTAGCAAATCGCGAAATGTGGACAAGCACTGGATGACAGACAAGATCATGGCCGCTATCAAGAAAAGACAGTCAGCCTACAAGAAGCACGGCAAAACAGAGAAGTGGAAAAAACTTCGTAACTGGGTCCAGACACTCATCAGAAAGCAGAAGAGCAGCCACTATGACAGATGTATCGGTATGTTAAAGAAGGAGAATCCACGAGAATGGTGGAACTTTGTCAATAATGAACTTGGACGCACACAGAAATCAAAGGGGAAAGTCACCGTCTCTAATGTCCCAGACGATCGAGTTGCGGATGCACTAAACGACTTCTTTGTGGAAGCGTGGTCGGACAGTAGAGCCTACAGTCTCTTCCCACTCCAGCTCCCCTCCAACTCCGATGACCTCTGCAGCATTGGCCAAGTTAAAGCCATCTTAAGAAGTCTGAACACTAGGAAATCAGGTGGCCCTGACGGCATTCCAAACTGGGTTCTCAGTGTGTACCATGAAGACCTAGCTCCAGTCGTGACTCACCTGATAAACTCCTCTTACAACTCCGGATACATGCCTTCCGTGTGGAAAATGGCGAATGTTTGCCCCATACCAAAAACGTCTGTTGCTGCAAGCAAGAAGGATTGGCGGCCTATCTCCCTTATCTCGACCCTCGGAAAGGTACAAGAAAGGCTTGTGCTGAACAGATTTCTACCGATTATGAAGCCCTGGATACGGGATCAGTATGCCTACATGCCAAAAGCTTCGACCACTGTCGCTCTTCTGAAAGTGTACCAGTCCTGGTTGCAAAGTTTAGACACCAAGAAGACATCAATGGTCCGTGTGCTCCTGGCTGATAtgtcaaaggcttttgacaGAGTCGACCACGGAATACTGCTACAACATCTGGATGCCCGTGGTACGCCCCCTAGGATGCTTGCTTGGATCTCCAGCTATCTATCCAGCAGGACCCAACGCGTGGTCGCCAACAACCAGTACAGCAGTTGGCGCGTTGTCACCTCTGGGGTCCCCCAAGGTGGGGTGCTATCCCCTTACCTATTTCTTGTGTACATGTCTACAAGAACCACCAAGTATGAGACCACCGATAACACCGGCTACGCTGATGATATAGGTCTGTCTCGCACCATCCCCTGTGATGCTGTCGAGACTGATGACACCATGCAACAAGAAGCCTCACAACTGGACTCCTGGGCAGCGGACAAAAACATGATCATGAATGGGGACAAATCCTACGAACTCAGACTGTGCTTCTCCAAACACCCTCCCGAGCCCCCTCCCCTTACTCTTGGGGGGAAAGTAGTGCCAGTCGTTGACTGTGCGACTTACCTGGGTTTTAAGGTACATTCCAACCTCAGATGGGACAGCCATATCACACATGTGACAACGAAGGGCTCCAAACGACTACACTTTCTCCGCTTACTGGCCAAGGGCGGCATGCCTCCTGAAGACCTGTTAACCGTCTACACTACTCTGGTGAGGCCAGTGTTGGAATATGCCCACGTTGTCTTCATTGGATGCACTGAGTCTCAAAGGAACACTCTCGAACGCGTACAGAAACGAGCTCTGCGTATCATCTACGGACACAGCAGCAATCCAGCGTCGTTAGCTCCCTTGCCCACCCTGCAGTCCAGACGAGAAAACGCTGCAAGATCGCTATACACGCAGATGCTGGCCAGTGACCATCCTTTGCACTTTATGGTCCCTGACGACAGGGAGGTTGCGACAGGACGAACATTGCGTAACTCCAGTCACCGAACACTACCTAAATGCAGGACCGAAAGACTCAAACGATCATTCTTGTACCGAGCCACAGTGCTCCACAACAACTCGTTTTAA